Sequence from the Bacillus thuringiensis genome:
CGTTCCACTCATTTAATTGCTTCGTTGCAAACTCACGCGCCCTCATTACATGATGATAGTACGTACAATATTGCAATTCAAACGGAGACATATACCACTTCGCTTCCGATTCTACAAGAAACTCTTCTAACATCTCGCCATCATTTTCCCAGCGATCGGATATATTTGTATAATGTTTTTCTAAATCCTCTTCTGTATACGTTTCTTCTTTTACCGTTTTTTGATGCAACGTTCCGAGAGTCTGAAACATTTTATGGTATTGATCATTATCCTCGCCGTTACCTTCCGCACGTTCTAACCAAGGCATTAAATAATAATTATACGTACCGTCGCTTAAAATATAATTTCCATCCGTCGCATGGTATATAGGTACATAATTTGAAAAACCTTTCTCCTTCAAATATTGGATATGATGCAGAAAGTTATTCCGCTCTAACTTTCTGCCTTCTATTTTCTTGAGTGCATATGGACCTTGATTCGTGTAAATTTTCGTTACACTTCCGTGTTCTTCCATATGCTGCGTATCCAATCTATATTGTCTTACAATGGGTTCATAGCGATTTCGTAATTCCATATCCATACGAATAACCCTTTCTATTCAAAACGTAGACTCTAGGAAAAGAAGTGAGTGAAAACACTCACTCCCTTATTTCGCCTTTGCCCTTGAAACGGGAATATA
This genomic interval carries:
- the ysxE gene encoding spore coat protein YsxE, with amino-acid sequence MDMELRNRYEPIVRQYRLDTQHMEEHGSVTKIYTNQGPYALKKIEGRKLERNNFLHHIQYLKEKGFSNYVPIYHATDGNYILSDGTYNYYLMPWLERAEGNGEDNDQYHKMFQTLGTLHQKTVKEETYTEEDLEKHYTNISDRWENDGEMLEEFLVESEAKWYMSPFELQYCTYYHHVMRAREFATKQLNEWNDAMKEKETTRITFVHGNVSLNHFLFDYERNGYFISLEKSKFATPVQDIVGFYSRSLNTYPIARSDRFEWYQMYQKNFPFTKEEQLLMFAYMTYPSQFIRQIQSYKKRRENRNEENEIRGVKSLQQSHWLVSNIEYFLSQLQAAQQGNG